From the genome of Polyodon spathula isolate WHYD16114869_AA chromosome 14, ASM1765450v1, whole genome shotgun sequence, one region includes:
- the LOC121326566 gene encoding calcium-activated chloride channel regulator 1-like: MTSTRVLPLLLVLSLSGLAKGLNVQLENNGYKELVIAVNPQIPEDPLILTKIKEMVTEASFNLFNATGSRFYFKEVKILLPVTWLNTYQKSRTESYIKANVIIAEPYLKYGNDPYTLQYGGCGEEGRYIHLTPDFLLDDKLISVYGPRGKVFVHEWAHLRWGVYDEYNEQKPFYISNDRKIEPTRCSKDITGITEALSCTGSSCSVQKCSIDPITSLPAGNCKFFPNKQQNTPASIMFLQSLSSVTQFCDDNTHNFEAPNMQNKICNYRSAWDVIKHSEDFKKSVPMTTTPPDPQFTMMKKGDQVVCLVLDVSGSMADFNRLNRMRQAAELFLLQIIEQGSWVGIVSFESTGKILKPLSQIEDEASRKALVNALPNVARGGTQICKGLNTAFTVLMKDDSSTYGEEIVLLTDGEDTTVGICLDDVRRSGTIIHTIALGPNAAKELETMSNITGGLQFSATDSLDSNGLIDAFAGISSGSGDLAAQSIQLESSGQKISSQAWFNGTVSIDKTVGNDTFFTVTWEKNEPDIYLTSPAGKTFTAADFIKDPVLNTARLLIPGTAETGDWQYSLFNKLDTQTVTMTVTSRAVDSSVPPVTVNAHMNQDTSAGNAPMVVYAEVSQGFLPVLGANVTAFIETNSGNPYVLSLQDDGSGADAVKNDGIYSRYFTAFNGNGRYNLKVKVQGSDGTARLAVRRLGRAMYIPGYVENGKIELNPGKPPVTEDDFQANIGSFSRSTTGGTFTVAGMVGNTPPIFPPCKISDLEAELKQDSIFLSWTAPGENADQGTAKAYEIRMSKSLQKLRDDFSAAVLVDTSTLSPHAAGSTEQFGFLPDEISIENGTILYFATRALGKNDVKSEVSNIARAAMIIPPNKPTEINPGSNITMIVLIVTGTVAGVCILISATLCIMKKKQQVRTNPVA; the protein is encoded by the exons ATGACCAGCACCAGAGTATTGCCCTTGTTGCTGGTGTTAAGCCTGTCTGGTTTAGCAAAAGGCTTAAATGTGCAGCTGGAGAATAATGGATACAAAGAACTGGTTATCGCAGTCAACCCCCAGATTCCAGAAGATCCActgattttaacaaaaataaag GAAATGGTCACAGAAGCCTCTTTCAACCTCTTCAATGCTACTGGCAGCAGATTCTACTTCAAAGAAGTGAAAATCTTACTCCCTGTAACCTGGTTAAACACCTATCAAAAATCAAGAACTGAATCTTATATAAAG gcAAACGTGATCATTGCTGAACCATACCTAAAATATGGAAATGACCCTTACACTCTGCAATATGGTGGATGTGGCGAGGAGGGGCGATatatacatttaacaccagaCTTTTTACTGGATGACAAACTTATTTCTGTGTATGGGCCCAGag GCAAAGTGTTTGTACATGAGTGGGCCCACCTTCGATGGGGAGTCTATGATGAATACAATGAGCAAAAGCCATTCTATATATCCAATGACAGAAAGATTGAACCAACAAG ATGCTCAAAAGACATCACTGGCATCACAGAGGCTCTGTCCTGTACAGGATCTTCCTGCTCTGTTCAGAAATGCTCCATCGACCCAATTACATCATTACCAGCAGGGAACTGCAAGttttttccaaacaaacaacaaaatacaccAGCATCCATAATGTTCCTCCAGAGCCTGTCCTCT GTAACACAGTTTTGTGATGACAACACCCATAATTTCGAAGCTccaaacatgcaaaacaaaatctgCAACTACAGAAGTGCGTGGGATGTGATCAAACATTCGGAGGACTTTAAAAAAAGTGTCCCCATGACGACAACTCCTCCAGATCCCCAGTTCACAATGATGAAAAAGGGAGATCAAGTAGTGTGCTTAGTACTCGATGTTTCTGGAAGCATGGCt gatttcAATAGGCTGAATCGTATGCGTCAGGCTGCTGAACTCTTCCTGCTTCAGATTATTGAACAAGGCTCCTGGGTTGGAATTGTTTCATTTGAATCCACCGGAAAAATTTTAAAACCTTTGAGTCAGATTGAGGATGAAGCTTCTCGGAAAGCGCTAGTAAATGCCTTGCCTAATGTTGCCAGGGGTGGAACACAAATCTGTAAAGGACTAAATACAGCATTCACG GTACTTATGAAAGATGATTCAAGTACATATGGTGAAGAAATTGTTTTGTTAACTGATGGAGAAGACACCACAGTGGGAATCTGTTTAGATGATGTACGAAGAAGCGGCACCATTATTCACACAATAGCTCTTGGACCAAATGCAGCAAAAGAACTTGAAACTATGTCAAACATTACAG GAGGGTTACAGTTTTCAGCTACTGATAGCTTGGACTCCAATGGACTCATCGATGCCTTTGCTGGCATTTCATCTGGAAGTGGCGATCTTGCTGCACAGTCTATTCAG CTTGAGAGTTCTGGGCAGAAAATTTCCAGCCAAGCCTGGTTTAATGGGACTGTGTCCATTGATAAAACTGTGGGAAATGACACCTTTTTCACAGTCACATGGGAGAAGAATGAGCCTGATATTTATCTAACAAGCCCAGCTGGCAAAACCTTCACTGCAGCTGACTTCATTAAAGATCCTGTTTTAAACACTGCCCGGCTTCTAATCCCAGGAACAGCAGAG ACAGGGGACTGGCAATACAGCCTGTTTAACAAACTGGACACTCAGACTGTAACCATGACAGTGACGTCCCGGGCAGTAGACAGCAGTGTACCACCAGTGACAGTCAACGCCCACATGAATCAAGACACCAGTGCTGGGAATGCTCCAATGGTGGTTTACGCTGAAGTTAGCCAGGGTTTCCTGCCTGTACTGGGTGCCAATGTGACAGCCTTTATAGAAACAAACAGTGGCAATCCCTATGTTCTTTCACTTCAAGATGATGGTTCAG GTGCGGATGCTGTCAAGAATGATGGGATCTATTCACGATATTTCACTGCCTTTAATGGCAATGGAAGGTACAACCTCAAGGTGAAAGTACAGGGAAGTGATGGTACAGCAAGACTGGCTGTTAGAAGACTGGGTCGGGCCATGTACATACCAGGATACGTGGAAAATG gtaaaATTGAATTGAACCCTGGAAAGCCACCAGTCACTGAAGATGATTTCCAGGCCAATATAGGCAGCTTCAGCAGAAGCACTACAGGAGGTACATTCACAGTAGCGGGGATGGTTGGAAATACACCTCCAATATTCCCACCCTGTAAGATTTCAGACTTGGAAGCAGAACTGAAACAAGATTCTATATTTCTGTCATGGACTGCACCCGGAGAAAACGCAGACCAGGGAACAG CTAAAGCGTACGAGATTCGGATGAGTAAAAGCCTGCAAAAACTTCGGGACGATTTCAGTGCTGCTGTTCTAGTGGACACATCCACACTTTCACCTCATGCCGCAGGTTCCACGGAACAATTTGGATTCCTGCCAGATGAAATAAGTATAGAGAATGGAACAATTCTCTACTTTGCAACACGAGCCTTGGGAAAAAACGATGTTAAGTCAGAGGTCTCTAATATTGCCCGGGCAGCTATGATAATACCACCAAACAAGCCCACTGAAATAAATCCGGGCAGTAATATCACTATGATTGTTTTAATAGTAACAGGAACCGTGGCAGGTGTTTGCATTCTCATCAGTGCAACTTTGTGTATTATGAAGAAGAAACAGCAAGTAAGAACCAATCCAGTGGCCTGA